Part of the Pseudoliparis swirei isolate HS2019 ecotype Mariana Trench chromosome 18, NWPU_hadal_v1, whole genome shotgun sequence genome is shown below.
GCAGCAGCGTGAGGTGCGGGTTGACCTCCCCACACAGTGAACACtacaggagaaacaaaacagcATTACGATTATTAATACCTAATAGTTACATTTTCTATTTTACAAGGACCAGTCTAAAGTTAAAAGGGTAACGACACCAAGTATTAAATAGGATTTGGCTGAAGGAAAAATGCAGCTCTGGGGTAAGGCTCACGTTTTTTTGGTTTCATGCTCCACAGGGACAGTCTTGCATTTGGTGTGTAAGGCGGTTCAATCAGGTGACCGGCACCGGGGTACGACAAAAGGGTGAGCAGCTGGGATTTACCTGCAGCCCTCATGGTCTCTTCGATCtggtgacaaataaaacataactAAGCCAAACAACCAAGAACATGAAGGTGAGTCCGAAAACGAGAGTATTTAAGTAAATCTCACAGCTGAAACATTTACAATTTAAGTGAATGTGCTCAAATAACATATACCACATAAAAACAAAACCTCCTCTGTCTATCAAGGAGAACATTAATGCTTTCCAGCGtcaatcatttaaaatattattattattacagtaaaatAAGACATAATATACCAGGTTTGCATTCTCGATACTTGAAGAACTTTGGTCATCTTCACCCACTATGTACATGAATGGACAGGCGATGTGCTCTATCTGTAAAAACACAAGATGTAATTCTGGAGCAGAGTTTCTCTTATTGATACAAAATATCAACATGCATATTGTTTTCAGATTTTTTAAGCCTGACTGTGTACAGTATACGTTATGGTGGCTTCAGGAGTTTTACGTATTCACCTTCAGTTTTCTCTCAGGGCAAATGTTTGCAGGCGAGGAGATGCTTCTGAAATTCACAAAGCCTTGATCATCAATATCCCAAAGTTTCTGGTCACTAAAAGGACAAGTTAAGAGAGAAATAACAATAATCAGTCATTGGGGAAATTGTTGAAAATGACCTTTGAGATACAAATGTTCTGCCTCTGAAGCTATTTTACTAGATCTCAATCAGTTAGACAATTAATTTAACAATTTCCTGCGTTATCTATAATACTAAAATGCGTAGTTTAGTCTAAACCCGTAAGTATTACACCTGATCCTACACCCGATCAGAGCCATAATAGAATCCTGCAATAATCCCAGTGTTGTCTTGACAACATTATCCTACAAATTTGAATTACCTTTTAAAGGGTTCAGTCATGCCATCTGGATCTGAGAGCTTCATGAGGCTTCCTACTGGGCCATTGATACAAATCAAACAGGATGGCTGGAGGAGAAAAAGTTCATTGTTGAATGGTAATGTGACGTCACTAGAAACATTGTGATTTTACAGCTATGAATTTATCAAAGTGTAGACTATCTGACATACATTGACACCAGCCTGAATGGCAATTCTAAGACTCAGGTAAACTCCAAAGGAGATACCTATGATCCCAATTCTGTCTGCAGAGACCTGTCGATGATCTTGAAGTAGGTGGTATGCCGACTgtccaaacaaacaaatagcATATTAATCAGTAAATGTGAGCTATTTTAAAGTGAGACGTACTGTATATAGACGATGCAAAAAGCAGGAAATAAAGCATTGTATCTTACTTTGAAATATGAATCACCAACATTTATACTTTTTTCAGGGCCAGGCAAATCTTTGTGGCCGAAGTAGGCAAGAGAAAAGCTTGCGTAGCCCTTGGCTGCAAAAAGGGCGGAACGGTACTCCATCAGTCCTCCACCCATTCCCCAAAGGTCCAACATACCTGGAAACGGGCCTGGGCCTGCAGGAAATCAGTAAAGTCACAGTCGTCTTAAAAACATAGTGTGTTAATTCATCAAATATTATGCTCACCAGGTGGTAAAAACAACGTCCCCACAACTCCATCCTTGCGGATCTCTATTCTCCGTACACCTGGTGCCATGTACCAGCGCTCAGCAGTGACTGCAGCCAGTTCGGTGCTTTGTTTCTCAATGGGTGACACGTGACCCTCCAGTAAAGACACACGCATTACATATGGAGTCTCTACATTATTTTTTCTGAGcctgaaacagaaaaaaaaactatgatgtaggaagttacagttGTGGGAAGCAGTCCTTGCTTGTAGCAGCTAGTTCACTGGGTAAAGGGTCAAATgtagaaataataaaaaccatGTCTGTTGATATAAACTGACTAATTGAGTTAGATTGTGGCCATGCATCATTGGAAATGCTACTGTGCCCTGCGTGAACAAACATGAGGCTCCAATATTGACAGGGTTTATGTAGAGTTGTTGGGCTTTGCTACAATTATAaattgacaacaacaaacacttcaATAATCACAATGTCCAATGTCTGTGGTTTTGATGCCACAGACGTTTATTTCTTTAGCCGTCAGTGAGCTTGTTTTCATCACATGCCTCAAACCTTCCCTTGAACCAGGGGCTGGCTGCAGTCCCCAGAACAGTCCCATCGGCTCACAGCCCAAATAAGAACCCCCGACTGAACGATCCCTGGTCACTTTTAAGGAGACAAAGAAACAGAGAGAATATAAGATCTCTGCATAAAAGTCTTAATGGCGCAAATAATCTGATTTCTAAACATTGCATCCACGATACACAGATTCAATGTTAACTTTCAACCATTTTACAGCATTACAGTTGAAGCTGTATTCCACTTAATTGCTCATTTGTTCTTTTAATGCTCAAATATCTTTTTAATTTTGAGAAATTGTATAGGTTTTAACTAACTAcatgcaaagaaaaaaaatggcagGGCCATAATAATACAAGTTTAAATCTTACATTAATATTGctgtatttaaacatatattttaaccctttcttcacatttatttaataagactattgtgttttatttcagaTAGTGTATCaggttattacattacatttgtattaattAGATTATTACAAAAGCATTACATATAATCCAACAGGGAATATACTGTATTGTGACTCACAATTGACAGTGCCATCTGCATTTGTATTATAGTGGGCGAATGCCTCCCACAGGTCACCATCATCACTGTGCATTTGTGCACACACTGTGACGGGACACTGCGGTGTCAGGAACCGCCCTATGATGCTGATCGGTTCATCCATCAGGGCACGAAGAGGAGTTGCTGTCAACATGGGGGCAGTCCGAAAGCGGCTCTTCCACCGAACTCCACCTACAGGCCgaagaaaaatgtatttgtgaGCTTTGAAGAATATCAaatgaaactaaaataaatgtttttacaaTGCTTTATTGACATTATTTGTAATGTGTGTCAAGTATCAGAGGGCTGATAAAGATCCAACAGACCTGGATGTGGAGACATTTTAACATTGATGCAATTTAGTATTTCTCCACATACAAACCATTTGGGTTCCTCTAGTTTAGGTCAAGGCAACATTGGAATGTAGACAGGAGGAATCAAATCCCTAACCCTATTAAATCAGTCCCTTTCTAAATTCACTAGCAAATAGCTAATGATAAAAGATTAGTAGAGCTGGTAGAAATGTATTTACAGACCACTCTATTATCCAAAACGCTTATCCTATCCAAACCTATTTAGGGTCGCCTGGGCGCTGAAgtcgatcccagctgacattgggcgaaggcagggttcaccctggacaggtcgacAGTTTATCGCTGGGCAAATATATTTAGGATTTCTTGAAAATGTTTTTGAGATTATTTTACACTTGTAATAAAATAGTCTCAGACGGTCACATGCATTACAACCAGACCGTCATGCAAAAGCTGCAGTTGAAGACCTGAACTATCAGCACTTTATGATCCTATTCAAAGTTGATTTCACGCCCACGTTTTCCAATGACCTATAAgactacaataaaaacaatattcttaCCCATAGCTTGATACAAACATGCCAGGTTCCTGTGTACACCGATGCATGGTCTCATTTTCCTAATTTCTAGTTGTCGAAATGTTGTCATGAAACACTTCCGTGTCATATCTATGTTCATAAAATAAGATTGAAGTTAATTATTAAACCTGACAACTGACCGAAGGGTAAACTGAATAGCCTATGCTGCAAAGATAAATGGACCTTCTTGAACATTTTCCTGCATTATACTCTGGAGTGAGTCTGGACTGTGTAAGAAAACAGAGGCTGCTTCATTATTGACTAAGTCCTAAAACATATGGCTCTTTTTTATATAGGTGACTTTAACGTGCCCTTACATCCTACGGAAACTAAAACTAAagttatttcaaaataaatgttacacttgcataaaaaacacaaaagaaacatTGAGTACATCAAAGTAACCGTAAATCTAGCTATCATATAAGAATTATTAGATTGTATCTATCCTTTGTTTGCAGAAGAATAATATTGCGGGAACATCATCATAGATTTTCTTAGTAATACGACTGACGTGGTTTactttgaaaagaaaatgttagTGTGTAGTTTTCTTTCCGGATCCGCCGCTGTAACTTCCGTGTTGTTAACGAGCTACAATCGATTACTAGCTAGCTAGGCCTTAACAGTAAACTTTTGAAAACAGAAAGCAACAGATGAGGTTATCGTCAATACGGCACTCAAAAGCTGTGTAACCCAGTGCTCAGGTTGGTATCAGCTGCCCTTTGTTTGGTTAAAACAGTTTAGCTCCTAAAGGAAACAGGGTAACTTGTTGGTTATAGTGCTATACGTTAGTCTGAGACAAGAAAGACAACCATGATTAACTACTACagcggtgttgttgtttacacacATAAGCAGAGTTAAATATATGTCGTAACTTGGCTTATATGTGTGCATGAAATGAATGGCACTCAGGGGTTTGAGTATTTAAGACACGGTGTTAACGGTCTGTAATTAGTGAACGTGAGCATTGCTAAGTATTGTGTTCGCTAGGTTCGGTGATAGCTCGCTATGTTACACAGTCGATGCTGGATAGACACCAGTGGAGGTTTACTCAAGGTATTTATTGGATATTGAAAGGACCCTTCACACTCCTATTATATTATCACATGCGGAGGTAAATCATGGGCAAATGCTCTCATACAGAAGCGGAATTTTGCATGAACTCATATTCTTTAGTTGATTCATTACAGATGAtatgttgtttatttctttatatgAATTAGGTTGACTTTTTTTGCTGTGTACAACGTTTACATTTGATAGAAAATATGTAAAAGGACATGATTGGGTTAATTACATGCCGGGCCAGTTgttagaagtattttttttaaaggtaattaAGGACTGTTTGTACTGCTTGAACTATTCACATGTTATGCACACAACAAATACTGCAAGAACAATGCCACACAGTAATTATGAGCCGAGAGAGGGTATTTCATTGAACTGCCATTTTACAGTTTCACTTTCCTGAGTTTTTCCAAACCCAGATTAAAGCCTATACTTCTTATTACATctgcgatatatatatatatatatacactaccgttcaaaagtttggggtcacttagaaatgtcattatttttcaaagaaaagcactgttttttcaataaagataacattaatcaaaaatacacactatacattgttaatgtggtaaatgactcttctaggtggaaacgtctggtttctaatgaaatatctccagaggtgtatagaggcccatttccaccaactatcactccagtgttctactggtacattgtgtttgctaatcgccttagaagactaatgtctgattagaaaacccttgtgcaattatgttagcacagctgaaaacagttatgctggtgatataagctatacaactggccttcctttgagcttgaagtttgaagaacaaaattaatacttcaaatattaatcattatttctaaccttgtcaatgtcttgactatattttctattcaattttcaattcatttgataaatacaagtgagttttcatggaagacacgaaattgtctggatgaccccaaacttttgaacggtagtgtatatatatatatatacacacacacacacacacacacacacacacactttacagcaGTGCAGTTGGCTGTATTCTCACTGAAATAACTTTTATTACATATAACATTTCATTTTGCTGACATTTTtaatccaaagcgatttacaatcatgttacattcatacaccgtagctACAggaagcaattcagggttaagtgtcttgctcaagaacACATCGAATAGGGGCGGAGATTGAACCGCcaatcccctgattgaaagaccaACCTGGTAACCAGttccactgacccacagtcgctccTTTTATGATGCTACAGTAATTGTCCTACTTCTGCTTAATGAAGTTTTTGGGCTAACATTAAAAACTCAATACATGGGTTTTTATGTCGACAGTTTGAATTACTGAATTGAATCACATACTTCATTACATTTGACCTTTTTGTGTTTCAGTTTTTGATCTCACACGCAGGTCAAACTAGATGGCCCAGCTGGAAACCGTTGGGACCACACGGTAATACACCTGTAGGTGTAAGTCTGTCTGCAATGGCCAGTCACTTCCGTAGCTACATCTGGGACCCGGTCCTCATTGTGAGTCAGATTGTGTTGATGCAGTGCATCTACTACAGCTTCTTGGGCCTTTGGTTAGCTGGAGTGGACAGTCTGGTGCAAACTAGTCGGTCACTGGACCAGATCTTCAGCTATGAAGTAAGTTATAAGCTCTCTGCTAGCTGTGTGATGTATGTTTGTGGCACATTTGTAGACTCTCAAAATGATTTGTAATTATTTGGTCTGCTTTGGAAGGTCCTTGGTTTTGCAACGATGCAGGGCAGGCTCTCAATGATGGCATTCATCTTGAACTCTCTTACATGGTAAGTCATCTCTTAATTTCTTTCTTCGTCAACCACAGATGAGAGCTGTAACTTCTAAAATGCTGTTGTTCAAGCATCTCTTGATTAAATAGCATGAAAGATGTATTCACAACTGCACAATTAAAGGacagaatatatttatttacatacaaataaaatggaTACTTTCTTTGGATTTGGTATTTGGAAAATCTTGAACATTTACAACTTTGCAGGGGCATTTTTATATTCACACAGAAATGAAACATTAATGAGCATGGCCTGTATCGTAACTTTTCTGTCATTTGTCCTGCAGCGCCCTCGGTCTGTGGTTCTTCATCCGTCGGGGGAAACAGTGCCTGGACTTCACAGTCACTGTGCACTTCTTCCATATGATTGGCTGCTGGATCTATAACGCTCATCTTCCATCTGCCCTGTCCTGGTGGCTCGTCAATGTAGCCTGCATGGCGTTGATGGCTGTAATCGGAGAGTACTTGTGCATGCGGACTGAGCTCAGGGCTATTCCAGTCAATAGTGGACCTAAATCTAACCTGTGAAATTTTGTCGATGCCATGTTGAAAATCTGTGGACGGTTAACTCCTGAGGAACTCTGGGAGAAGGGTTTTTCCACTGCTTCCAAAAGAAAAGGAGCGTGAACCTCTATCAGCGTAGATGTTGGATTGTCATCCATCTTCTCCAAGTGATAGACCAGATGAACTGATCTATTTCAGAACTGACACTAAATGTTGGACAGTGTTAGCTCTGGAGCAAAAGATACATGCTTTAA
Proteins encoded:
- the LOC130208996 gene encoding bile acid-CoA:amino acid N-acyltransferase-like — its product is MNIDMTRKCFMTTFRQLEIRKMRPCIGVHRNLACLYQAMGGVRWKSRFRTAPMLTATPLRALMDEPISIIGRFLTPQCPVTVCAQMHSDDGDLWEAFAHYNTNADGTVNLTRDRSVGGSYLGCEPMGLFWGLQPAPGSREGLRLRKNNVETPYVMRVSLLEGHVSPIEKQSTELAAVTAERWYMAPGVRRIEIRKDGVVGTLFLPPGPGPFPGMLDLWGMGGGLMEYRSALFAAKGYASFSLAYFGHKDLPGPEKSINVGDSYFKSAYHLLQDHRQVSADRIGIIGISFGVYLSLRIAIQAGVNPSCLICINGPVGSLMKLSDPDGMTEPFKSDQKLWDIDDQGFVNFRSISSPANICPERKLKIEHIACPFMYIVGEDDQSSSSIENANLIEETMRAAGKSQLLTLLSYPGAGHLIEPPYTPNARLSLWSMKPKKLFTVWGGQPAPHAAAQEDAWKKILDFMESHLRPRICGIS
- the sys1 gene encoding protein SYS1 homolog, which codes for MASHFRSYIWDPVLIVSQIVLMQCIYYSFLGLWLAGVDSLVQTSRSLDQIFSYEVLGFATMQGRLSMMAFILNSLTCALGLWFFIRRGKQCLDFTVTVHFFHMIGCWIYNAHLPSALSWWLVNVACMALMAVIGEYLCMRTELRAIPVNSGPKSNL